One Spinacia oleracea cultivar Varoflay chromosome 4, BTI_SOV_V1, whole genome shotgun sequence DNA segment encodes these proteins:
- the LOC110779601 gene encoding GDSL esterase/lipase At1g29670-like → MGLVAIIAILVASLQLNWVNGATTSKVPCMFIFGDSLSDSGNNNNLITTAKCNFPPYGIDFPDGPTGRFTNGRTTVDLIGDHLGMKHYIKPFASIPDSEIMDGVNYASGSAGILDETGFQVGDRVCMNKQVKNHKRIVSKITDKLGSKNAGTHLGKCIYSVYVGSNDWMFNYFIRPDVMATRLVPQNYANELIKELTEQLDTIVSLGAKKVVIFGLSPLGCMPMLNLIQTCSPFINDVLKSYNNQLKSLVSKYNSKSSKVKFIYINTMDIINPNNLQNLVSSGLKITNQPCCGMAAECIPFSPPCGNRKERAYWDDEHPTEEANKVLAARAFKAKRNTDTYPMDINALARL, encoded by the exons ATGGGGTTAGTAGCAATAATAGCAATATTAGTTGCAAGTTTGCAACTAAATTGGGTAAATGGGGCAACTACATCTAAAGTGCCTTGTATGTTCATATTTGGAGATTCATTATCAGATAGTGGCAATAACAATAACCTTATAACAACGGCGAAGTGTAATTTCCCACCTTATGGAATTGATTTTCCCGATGGCCCCACAGGAAGATTTACTAATGGCAGAACCACTGTTGATCTTATTG GTGATCATCTTGGTATGAAGCACTATATCAAACCCTTTGCAAGTATACCCGATAGTGAAATTATGGATGGTGTAAATTATGCGTCTGGTTCGGCAGGAATTCTTGACGAAACAGGCTTTCAAGTG GGGGACCGAGTTTGTATGAACAAGCAAGTGAAGAATCACAAACGAATAGTATCCAAAATTACGGACAAACTCGGCAGTAAAAATGCTGGTACTCACCTCGGGAAATGCATCTACTCAGTTTATGTTGGGAGCAACGACTGGATGTTTAACTATTTCATTCGGCCGGACGTTATGGCAACACGCTTGGTTCCCCAAAACTATGCTAATGAGCTCATTAAAGAGTTAACTGAGCAATTAGAT acTATTGTTAGTTTGGGAGCTAAGAAGGTGGTAATATTTGGACTGTCACCACTTGGTTGTATGCCAATGCTTAATTTGATTCAGACTTGCTCCCCTTTCATCAACGATGTCCTCAAGTCATATAACAACCAGCTAAAATCACTAGTTTCGAAATATAACAGCAAAAGTTCAAAGGTGAAATTCATATACATAAACACTATGGATATTATCAACCCAAATAATCTTCAAAACCTAG TGAGTTCAGGGTTGAAGATCACAAATCAACCATGTTGTGGAATGGCAGCAGAATGTATCCCATTTAGTCCACCATGTGGTAATAGAAAGGAAAGAGCCTATTGGGATGATGAGCATCCTACTGAAGAGGCCAATAAGGTTTTGGCTGCAAGAGCTTTCAAAGCAAAAAGAAATACAGACACTTATCCTATGGACATAAATGCCCTTGCTCGCCTCTAA
- the LOC130459419 gene encoding uncharacterized protein isoform X2 codes for MPYIEKAPLFKGCSPEFINQLGPPSYEYIALEKELVVDMDYGKAVDDDAVLHSRASFSNASISQDHSNEGVPSTPRPAVTLTPELIPTLHAFLPPNSQSPVAQSAQPQLSTSTTAHSHPHSTNEKGTFSQGWSQQPQATDPTGQSQQFGVQGYSNAPLSSNFQSYASNLNMGRHPVPVPSTIMQMQNPVYNFQEQGSVFQASW; via the coding sequence ATGCCGTATATAGAAAAAGCTCCTCTTTTTAAAGGATGTTCTCCAGAGTTCATCAATCAGCTGGGGCCTCCTTCATATGAATATATTGCTCTTGAGAAAGAATTAGTTGTGGATATGGATTATGGCAAAGCTGTAGATGATGACGCAGTACTGCATTCAAGAGCATCCTTCTCAAATGCATCTATTTCACAAGATCATTCTAATGAAGGCGTTCCCTCTACACCACGACCTGCAGTCACATTAACACCTGAACTTATTCCTACACTTCACGCATTTCTGCCACCCAATTCCCAATCTCCGGTGGCTCAGAGTGCTCAGCCACAATTAAGTACTTCCACAACAGCACACTCACATCCTCATTCGACAAATGAGAAAGGAACTTTCTCGCAGGGTTGGAGCCAACAGCCTCAAGCTACTGATCCAACTGGACAATCTCAACAGTTTGGGGTACAAGGGTATTCAAACGCGCCCCTTTCTTCTAATTTCCAGTCATATGCGTCCAACTTAAACATGGGCCGCCACCCTGTCCCAGTTCCTTCAACAATTATGCAAATGCAAAATCCTGTATACAACTTCCAAGAGCAGGGTTCTGTCTTCCAGGCCTCCTGGTAA
- the LOC130459419 gene encoding uncharacterized protein isoform X1, whose product MDHFNETKVWGRVRTTIKSVPQNVKKVLYKISQTLYMPYIEKAPLFKGCSPEFINQLGPPSYEYIALEKELVVDMDYGKAVDDDAVLHSRASFSNASISQDHSNEGVPSTPRPAVTLTPELIPTLHAFLPPNSQSPVAQSAQPQLSTSTTAHSHPHSTNEKGTFSQGWSQQPQATDPTGQSQQFGVQGYSNAPLSSNFQSYASNLNMGRHPVPVPSTIMQMQNPVYNFQEQGSVFQASW is encoded by the exons ATGGATCACTTCAATGAAACCAAAGTTTGGGGACGTGTTCGTACAACAATCAAGTCAGTACCTCAGAATGTAAAAAAAGTTCTGTATAAA ATTTCGCAAACATTATACATGCCGTATATAGAAAAAGCTCCTCTTTTTAAAGGATGTTCTCCAGAGTTCATCAATCAGCTGGGGCCTCCTTCATATGAATATATTGCTCTTGAGAAAGAATTAGTTGTGGATATGGATTATGGCAAAGCTGTAGATGATGACGCAGTACTGCATTCAAGAGCATCCTTCTCAAATGCATCTATTTCACAAGATCATTCTAATGAAGGCGTTCCCTCTACACCACGACCTGCAGTCACATTAACACCTGAACTTATTCCTACACTTCACGCATTTCTGCCACCCAATTCCCAATCTCCGGTGGCTCAGAGTGCTCAGCCACAATTAAGTACTTCCACAACAGCACACTCACATCCTCATTCGACAAATGAGAAAGGAACTTTCTCGCAGGGTTGGAGCCAACAGCCTCAAGCTACTGATCCAACTGGACAATCTCAACAGTTTGGGGTACAAGGGTATTCAAACGCGCCCCTTTCTTCTAATTTCCAGTCATATGCGTCCAACTTAAACATGGGCCGCCACCCTGTCCCAGTTCCTTCAACAATTATGCAAATGCAAAATCCTGTATACAACTTCCAAGAGCAGGGTTCTGTCTTCCAGGCCTCCTGGTAA